GTTGAACCTTAAAGGTCTGGCTATCAAGCTGCACGGTCGAGACGAAGTTACGCTGACCTTGTCGAAGAAGGGTTCGGGGGTGGTTACCGCTGCCGATATTCAGCTGGATCATGATGTCGAGATCGTTAACCCCGATCACGTAATCGCTAACCTGGCGTCTAACGGCGCCCTGAACATGAAGCTCACCGTAGCTCGTGGTCGTGGTTATGAACCGGCAGACTCGCGTCAGAGCGATGAAGACGAAAGCCGCAGCATCGGTCGCTTGCAGCTTGACTCTTCGTTCAGCCCGGTTCGCCGTATCGCATACGTGGTGGAAAACGCCCGTGTCGAACAGCGTACTAACCTGGACAAGCTGGTTATTGATCTGGAAACCAACGGTACCCTGGATCCTGAAGAGGCTATCCGCCGTGCTGCAACCATTCTGCAACAGCAGTTGGCTGCGTTCGTCGATCTCAAAGGTGACAGTGAGCCAGTGGTTGTCGAGCAGGAAGACGAGATCGATCCGATCCTGCTTCGCCCGGTTGACGATCTGGAACTGACTGTACGTTCGGCTAACTGCCTTAAGGCGGAAAACATCTACTACATCGGTGACCTGATTCAGCGTACCGAAGTAGAGCTGTTGAAGACTCCGAACCTTGGCAAGAAATCCTTGACTGAAATCAAGGACGTTCTGGCCTCCCGCGGTCTGTCCCTCGGCATGCGCCTCGACAACTGGCCGCCTGCAAGTCTTAAGAAGGACGACAAGGCGACTGCCTGATCGTCGTAATCACCGAACGTTGTGTTTGGTAAGGAATGAACCATGCGTCATCGTAAAAGTGGTCGTCACCTGAGCCGCACCAGCTCGCACCGCAAGGCCATGTTTCAAAACATGGCGGTGTCGCTGTTCGAGCACGAGCTGATCAAAACTACACTGCCAAAAGCCAAAGAACTGCGCCGCGTTGCTGAGCCGCTGATCACTTTGGCCAAGACAGACAGTCTGGCTAACCGCCGTCTGGCTTTCGACCGTACTCGTTCGAAAGCTATCGTTGGTAAGCTCTTCAACGACCTGGGCAAGCGTTACGCTACCCGTGAGGGTGGCTACCTGCGCATCCTCAAGTGCGGTTTCCGCGCTGGCGACAACGCGCCTATGGCGTACGTCGAGTTGGTTGATCGTGCTGTCGGCGGTGAAGCTGTATCCGCTGAGTAAGACGTCAGTCTGAAACAAAAAACCGGGCCTAGTGCCCGGTTTTTTGTGCGTGTAAGAAACGCGCCGTTCGTACAAGCGTCCTAGCGGTTCATGCCTTCACTATATGAGCGGGATTGTTGGTAGTATTTTTCTATTGGAGTCTACAAATTAATGAATTTGTAGGTGCCATGATTGATGGTCAATACTCCTTCCCACGCCGATTAGCCGGCAGTTCCAAACTGACAAAGGATGAGATCGCATGAGCCAAAACAGCACGCTTACGACCGCCGGTGGCGCTCCTGTCGCCGACAACCAGAATTCCCGCTCTGCCGGCCCTCGTGGCCCTTTGCTCCTCGACGATTTCCATCTGATCGAGAAGCTTGCGCACTTCAATCGTGAAAACATCCCTGAGCGTCGTGTACACGCCAAAGGTTCGGGGGCTTACGGTACGTTCACCGTAACTCGCGATATCACTCAGTACACCAGTGCCAAGCTGTTTGAATCCGTCGGCAAACAAACTCCGACCTTCCTGCGATTCTCTACTGTGGGCGGCGAACGCGGTTCTGCCGACACCGAGCGTGATCCACGCGGTTTTGCCCTGAAGTTCTACACCGAAGAAGGCAACTGGGACATCGTCGGTAACAATACGCCGGTGTTCTTCATCCGTGATCCGCTGAAATTCCCTGACTTTATCCATACCCAGAAACGTCTGCCGCAAAGCAACCTGAAAAGTGCGCAAATGATGTGGGATTTCTGGTCGCATTCGCCTGAGGCGTTGCACCAGATCACCATTTTGTTCTCGGATCGCGGCATCCCTGACGGCTATCGCCATATGCATGGCTTCGGCAGCCACACCTACAGCCTGATCAACGCCAATGGCGAGCGTCACTGGGTGAAGTGGCACTACAAAACCAAACAGGGGATCAAGAACCTCGCTCCAGCAGAAGCAGCACGCCTGGCGGGTACCGATCCGGATTACGCACAGCGTGACCTGTTCGGCGCCATTGAGCGCGGTGATTTCCCGAAATGGAGTGTCAATATCCAGATCATGACCGAGGCCCAAGCCGAGGCTCATTACGAGAATCCGTTCGACGTAACCAAAACCTGGTCGCAGAAGGAGTTTCCGCTGATCGAAGTGGGCGAGCTGGAGCTCAACCGCAATCCGCTGAACTACTTCGCTGAAGTCGAGCAGGCGGCGTTCGGTCCGAGCAATATGGTCCCGGGTGTTGGTCTGTCGCCTGACCGCATGTTGCAAGGTCGCGTGTTCGCTTACGCTGATGCCCACCGTTACCGTGTGGGGACCAATCACCAGCAACTGCCGGTGAATGCGCCTCGCAGCCCGGTCAACACTTACCAGCGCGATGGCTCCATGGCGTTTGGTGCCAATGGTGGTGCAGCACCGAACTACGAGCCGAACAGCTACGTAGAATCACCGAAACAGGCACCGCGCTACGCGGAACCTGCTTTGGCCCTGAGCGGCGCGGCTGATCGTTACGATCATCGCGAAGACACCGACTACTACAGCCACGCTGGTGCGCTGTTCCGCCTGATGAGTGATGAGCAGAAAAATCTGCTGGTCAACAACATTGCCGGCGCAATGGCTGGTGTTTCCAGCGATGTGGTTGATCGCCAATTGCAGCATTTCTTCAAGGCCGACCCGGCGTATGGAGAAGCAATCGCAAAGGCACTCAACGTACAGCTTAACTAAGTCTAAACGATAAGCAGAACCGCCCTCATTTGGGCGGTTTTTGCGTTATTTAAACCGCTTTTCTCAGAATTTCTTCGCTTTTATAGCGTCGTGCGAGTGACCTTCCGGTCAGGTTGGTTCAAACTACAGACTTTCAAGCAGGGAGATGTAGGGCGATGCAAGGTCACCCAGACGTAATCGATTACCTCAACACGCTGCTGACAGGCGAACTGGCAGCGCGTGATCAATATTTCATCCATTCGCGGATGTACGAGGACTGGGGGTTCACCGAGCTTTACGAACGTATCAACCACGAGATGGAAGAAGAGGCGCAACACGCTGATGCGCTGATGCGTCGGATCCTGATGCTCGAAGGCACACCGCGTATGCGTCCGGACGATCTCGATGTCGGCACCACTGTGCCGGACATGCTCGCCGCTGACCTGCGTCTGGAATACAAAGTTAGCGCAGCTCTGTGCAAGGGCATCGAGCTTTGCGAGCTGCACAAGGATTACGTCAGCCGCGAGATCCTGCGCATTCAGCTGGCCGATACCGAAGAAGATCACACCTACTGGCTCAAGAAGCAGCTGGGTCTGATCAAGCTGATCGGTCTGGAGAATTACCTGCAATCGCAGTTCTGATGCCGCGCTCCTACAGAAACGCACAAAAAAGCCCCTGCCACTGATGAAGTGACAGGGGCTTTTTCGTGGGCCCGGCTCAGGCCCTGTCGCGAGCCAGCAGCGGTTTGAGATAGAAGCCAGTATGAGACTGCTTCATCTCGGATACTTCCTCCGGTGTGCCGACGGCAATGATCTGCCCACCTTTGGAACCACCTTCCGGCCCCAGGTCCACCAACCAGTCGGCGGTCTTGATCACGTCCAGGTTGTGCTCGATCACTACCACGGTATTGCCGTGGTCGCGCAGTCGATGCAACACGTCGAGCAGTTGCTGGATATCCGCAAAGTGCAGGCCCGTGGTCGGCTCATCGAGGATGTACAGCGTCTTGCCGGTATCGCGCTTGGACAGTTCGCGAGACAGCTTTACCCGCTGAGCTTCACCGCCGGACAGCGTCGTCGCCGATTGCCCCAGCTTGATGTAGGAAAGGCCTACGTCCATCAGCGTCTGAAGCTTGCGCGCCAAGGCTGGAACGGCATCGAAGAAGACCCGGGCTTCCTCGATGGTCATCTCGAGAGTTTCGTGGATGCTCTTGCCCTTGTACTTGATCTCCAGCGTTTCGCGGTTGTAACGCTTGCTCTTGCAGACGTCGCACGGGACATAGATGTCCGGCAGAAAGTGCATTTCCACCTTGATCAAGCCGTCGCCCTGACAAGCTTCGCAGCGCCCGCCCTTCACGTTGAAGGAGAAGCGCCCCGGCCCATAACCGCGGGAACGGGATTCCGGCACACCGGCGAACAGTTCGCGAATCGGCGTGAACAGCCCGGTGTAGGTCGCCGGGTTGGAGCGCGGCGTGCGACCGATCGGGCTCTGATCGATGTCTACAACCTTGTCCAGATGTTCCAAGCCTTTGATGCTCTCGTGAGCAGCCGCTTCCAGGGTCGTTGCTCCATTGAGTGCGGTAGCGCTCAAAGGAAACAGTGTGTTGTTGATCAGCGTCGATTTGCCCGAGCCGGACACACCGGTCACGCAGGTCAGCAGACCGATCGGAATCTCCAGATCGACGTTGCGCAGATTGTTGCCGCGAGCGCCCTTGAGGGATAGCGACAACTTCTTGTTGCGCGGCGTGCGCTTGGCTGGAACTGCGATCTTTACCCGCCCCGACAAGTACTTGCCGGTCAGCGAATCCGGGTGAGCCATGACCTCGGCCGGCGTGCCTTCGGCGACGATATGCCCACCGTGTACACCCGCGCCCGGGCCGATATCCACCACATAGTCGGCCAGACGAATCGCGTCTTCGTCGTGCTCGACCACGATCACCGTGTTGCCGATGTCGCGCAGGTGCTTGAGGGTGCCCAGCAACCGGTCGTTGTCCCGTTGATGCAGGCCGATCGACGGCTCATCGAGGATGTACAGGACCCCCACCAGACCGGCGCCAATCTGACTGGCCAGGCGGATCCGCTGGGCTTCGCCGCCGGACAGTGTGTCGGCACTGCGATCCAGTGACAGATAGTCCAGGCCGACGTTGACCAGAAACTGCAGTCGCTCGCGGATTT
This genomic stretch from Pseudomonas wuhanensis harbors:
- a CDS encoding DNA-directed RNA polymerase subunit alpha, whose protein sequence is MQISVNEFLTPRHIDVQVVSPTRAKITLEPLERGFGHTLGNALRRILLSSMPGCAVVEAEIDGVLHEYSAIEGVQEDVIEILLNLKGLAIKLHGRDEVTLTLSKKGSGVVTAADIQLDHDVEIVNPDHVIANLASNGALNMKLTVARGRGYEPADSRQSDEDESRSIGRLQLDSSFSPVRRIAYVVENARVEQRTNLDKLVIDLETNGTLDPEEAIRRAATILQQQLAAFVDLKGDSEPVVVEQEDEIDPILLRPVDDLELTVRSANCLKAENIYYIGDLIQRTEVELLKTPNLGKKSLTEIKDVLASRGLSLGMRLDNWPPASLKKDDKATA
- the rplQ gene encoding 50S ribosomal protein L17, with translation MRHRKSGRHLSRTSSHRKAMFQNMAVSLFEHELIKTTLPKAKELRRVAEPLITLAKTDSLANRRLAFDRTRSKAIVGKLFNDLGKRYATREGGYLRILKCGFRAGDNAPMAYVELVDRAVGGEAVSAE
- a CDS encoding catalase; protein product: MSQNSTLTTAGGAPVADNQNSRSAGPRGPLLLDDFHLIEKLAHFNRENIPERRVHAKGSGAYGTFTVTRDITQYTSAKLFESVGKQTPTFLRFSTVGGERGSADTERDPRGFALKFYTEEGNWDIVGNNTPVFFIRDPLKFPDFIHTQKRLPQSNLKSAQMMWDFWSHSPEALHQITILFSDRGIPDGYRHMHGFGSHTYSLINANGERHWVKWHYKTKQGIKNLAPAEAARLAGTDPDYAQRDLFGAIERGDFPKWSVNIQIMTEAQAEAHYENPFDVTKTWSQKEFPLIEVGELELNRNPLNYFAEVEQAAFGPSNMVPGVGLSPDRMLQGRVFAYADAHRYRVGTNHQQLPVNAPRSPVNTYQRDGSMAFGANGGAAPNYEPNSYVESPKQAPRYAEPALALSGAADRYDHREDTDYYSHAGALFRLMSDEQKNLLVNNIAGAMAGVSSDVVDRQLQHFFKADPAYGEAIAKALNVQLN
- the bfr gene encoding bacterioferritin, with protein sequence MQGHPDVIDYLNTLLTGELAARDQYFIHSRMYEDWGFTELYERINHEMEEEAQHADALMRRILMLEGTPRMRPDDLDVGTTVPDMLAADLRLEYKVSAALCKGIELCELHKDYVSREILRIQLADTEEDHTYWLKKQLGLIKLIGLENYLQSQF
- the uvrA gene encoding excinuclease ABC subunit UvrA, producing the protein MDKILIRGARTHNLKNIDLTLPRDKLIVITGLSGSGKSSLAFDTLYAEGQRRYVESLSAYARQFLSMMEKPDVDTIEGLSPAISIEQKSTSHNPRSTVGTITEIYDYLRLLYARVGIPRCPDHDIPLEAQTVSQMVDLVLAQPEGSKLMLLAPVIRERKGEHLSVFEELRAQGFVRARVNGRLCELDELPKLDKQKKHSIDVVVDRFKVRADLQQRLAESFETALKLADGIALVAPMDDEPGEEIIFSARFACPICGHAISELEPKLFSFNNPAGACPTCDGLGVKQFFDTKRLVNGELTLAEGAIRGWDRRNVYYFQMLGSLASHYKFSLEVPFNDLPADQQKFILHGSGSQNVDFKYLNDRGDIVKRSHPFEGIVPNLERRYRETESASVREELAKFLSTQPCPDCRGTRLRREARHVWVGEKTLPAVTNLPIGDACEYFGVLKLTGRRGEIADKILKEIRERLQFLVNVGLDYLSLDRSADTLSGGEAQRIRLASQIGAGLVGVLYILDEPSIGLHQRDNDRLLGTLKHLRDIGNTVIVVEHDEDAIRLADYVVDIGPGAGVHGGHIVAEGTPAEVMAHPDSLTGKYLSGRVKIAVPAKRTPRNKKLSLSLKGARGNNLRNVDLEIPIGLLTCVTGVSGSGKSTLINNTLFPLSATALNGATTLEAAAHESIKGLEHLDKVVDIDQSPIGRTPRSNPATYTGLFTPIRELFAGVPESRSRGYGPGRFSFNVKGGRCEACQGDGLIKVEMHFLPDIYVPCDVCKSKRYNRETLEIKYKGKSIHETLEMTIEEARVFFDAVPALARKLQTLMDVGLSYIKLGQSATTLSGGEAQRVKLSRELSKRDTGKTLYILDEPTTGLHFADIQQLLDVLHRLRDHGNTVVVIEHNLDVIKTADWLVDLGPEGGSKGGQIIAVGTPEEVSEMKQSHTGFYLKPLLARDRA